The Pseudomonadota bacterium genome contains the following window.
GGGTGGCTCGCTTGGTGATATCGCTGAACACCCGCGCCGCGGGGTCCAGCCAGATCAGATCGAACCGGGGACGCCGTACATCGCACTGGAGCACATGCCCAAACGTTCTATCGCCTTGTCGGAGTGGGGCACCGCCGAGACGGTGGGGAGCAACAAGTATGAGTTCAAGAGAGGCGAAATGCTGTTTGGAAAACTGCGTCCATATTTTCACAAGGTCGGCGTTGCTCCTGTCGACGGTGTCTGCTCTACCGATATCGTCCCGATGGTTGCTCGCGAGGAATCGTGGTTCGGATTTGTCTTGGGCCACGTGTCGAGCGACGCTTTCGTAGAACACACGAGCGCAGGGTCTACGGGGACGAAGATGCCGCGAACAAGCTGGGCCGAGATGGCGCGTTATCCGGTTGTGATACCGCAGAAGGCGGTTTGCGAAGTTTTCACCAGGCAGATCCGACGGTCATCGGACCGCATCGTCGCCTCGATTCACGAATCCCGCACTCTAGCCGCCGTGCGCGACTCGTTGTTGCCGAAGCTGATCTCGGGCGAGGTGCGGGTGAAGGATATTGAGCGTGTGCTGGAGGCGCAGGCATGAGCGGCAAACCGCAGATCAAGCTCGCCGCCGTGAAGGTCGGCGACCTCCTCAAGTACTCGACCACGATCAACGAGATCAATCGAACCGCTTCGTCGGTCTTCAACTTCAACTGTGAGAGCTTTCCCATCGAGGGCATCACCTCGCAACGTGCCAAGCTGATCTTCGACTGGCTGATGACGCTGTTCAAACAGAGCATCTCGGACGCCGAGAAGCGGGACCTGGCCAAGGCGTTTCTCACGAACATCACCCCTGAGAACGAGCGGCCGCAGATCTTCCGGGTACTCGTCGACACCGGCATCATGGATACCGCAGGGGATGCTGTAGAAGCTGCACCCACAGCCGAGGCACCGGCGGAAGCGGAGCTCCTCAAGCGCGTGTTCCGGCCGGAGGTCTTCGGAAAGCTCCCCCTTGACGCAACGTTGAGCGCCGCGCTGGTTGGCCGGATGTCGGAGGCCCAGGTATGCATTGAGGCCAACGCGTATTTGGCCGCTGTGATCCTATGTGGCAGTGTCCTAGAGGGCATGTGCCTCGGGTTCGGGAGTCGTCATCCAGAACGCGTCAACCGGGCCTACGCGAGTCGGTACAACAAGCCGGCGAAGGAATTCCATGACTGGAAGCTGCGGGAATGGATCGATGTACTCGGCTACCAGAAGGATCTATCGCCCAATGTGGAGAAGTTCGGACAGGCGCTGCGTGACTTTCGCAACTACGTTCACCCGGCAGAGCAGCTTGCCAACCAATTCTACCCTGACCAGCACACGGCGCGCATCGGATTCCAGGTCGTCGTGGCGGCCGCAGATGATCTCGTCCGCGCAGAAACGATTTTAATGAAGGAGGCCGTGTCATGACGACCTACAACGTCTATTGCGACGAGAGCGGCCATCTGCCCAATGACAGACAACCCGTGATGGTTCTGGGAGCGATCTGGTGCCCGCTCGATCGTGTGAGAGAGATGTCGGAGGGGATGCGCGCGCTCAAAGGCCAGTTCGGGTTGGCACCGCGAATGGAGATCAAGTGGACGAAGATCTCGCCGGCGAAGCTCGACTTTTACTTGGCGCTCGTGGACTTCTTCTTCGCGCACGAGCCCTTGCAGTTTCGCGCTCTGGTCGTGCCGGACAAGACCAAGCTCAATCACGAGGACTACGACCAAGATCACGACACCTGGTACTTCAAGATGTACTACAGCATGTTGAAGGTGATCATCGCCCCCAACGATCGGTACCGCGTCTACCTCGACATCAAGGATACGCGCAGCGCCGAGAAGGTCTGCAAGCTGCACCAGGTTCTGTGCAACACCGTCTACGATTTCGACCAGAACATCATCGAGCGTGTGCAGACGGTGCGTTCCCACGAAGTGGAGCTGCTCCAGCTCGCCGACTTGCTGATCGGCGCTGTCCGTTGCGCCAACCGTGGTTCCCCCGAATCGGCCGCGAAGGATGCGGTAGTCAAACGCGTCCAGGCCCGCTCGCGCTATCGGCTCGTGCTGCCAACGCTTCTCGCGGAGAAGAAGTTCAACCTCTTCATCTGGCGAGCGCGGGAGAAGGCGACGTGAGAGACGTTACCGCGCCGGACTGGCTGCCAGACCTGATTCCTTTCTCGGGGGACTGGTCGTCATACGTTGAGAAGATCCACGCAGCTTTCTTCGGCGACTTCTTCAGCCATCGCGTTCAATTTCGTGGACGGCCGGTGAACGTGCGCAGAGATCCGAGAGACCAGGGAAAAGAGGCTGGTTTCTGGCACGCAGTTTCGGAGGGGAAGGATGAACTGGAGCGCACCCCGGATCTGCGCCGCTGTGAGCGCGTGCGATGGATCCGCGCGATCATCGAGCACCCAGTCATCCAGAACGTTTGTGTTTGGGAGGAGATGAGAG
Protein-coding sequences here:
- a CDS encoding DUF3800 domain-containing protein; protein product: MTTYNVYCDESGHLPNDRQPVMVLGAIWCPLDRVREMSEGMRALKGQFGLAPRMEIKWTKISPAKLDFYLALVDFFFAHEPLQFRALVVPDKTKLNHEDYDQDHDTWYFKMYYSMLKVIIAPNDRYRVYLDIKDTRSAEKVCKLHQVLCNTVYDFDQNIIERVQTVRSHEVELLQLADLLIGAVRCANRGSPESAAKDAVVKRVQARSRYRLVLPTLLAEKKFNLFIWRAREKAT